The Musa acuminata AAA Group cultivar baxijiao chromosome BXJ1-3, Cavendish_Baxijiao_AAA, whole genome shotgun sequence genome window below encodes:
- the LOC103977374 gene encoding uncharacterized protein LOC103977374: MAACGGLTSLFEKPVPEKPTLIESLSSWNQIMSKKPVDNARFTEILGELRFQEKPAPPPASIHQTVPPPVAVDRTLSFDLSDLCQEKCASHSSFHALLGLPNNQYVCSAFARCHDGFPPKNSDKLQLCTERLGSESSDDVDDLIEEDVDDWSSDQWKEKMDAERRALANGGMSGNCSDVRTRTGGFPPPVSSIGKSGRPWIYYQSYRKDGRFVLTEIRIPTQEFLRASRQDGRLTLQLVHPDGDIAEGDEGAGENEEEEDEKTKLSQGNDH, from the coding sequence ATGGCTGCCTGTGGTGGCTTGACTTCGCTGTTCGAGAAGCCAGTgccggagaagccgacgctgatcGAGTCCTTGTCGTCATGGAACCAGATCATGTCCAAGAAACCAGTGGACAATGCCCGCTTCACAGAGATCCTCGGCGAGCTCCGTTTCCAGGAGAAGCCCGCGCCGCCTCCGGCTTCAATCCATCAAACGGTACCTCCCCCCGTCGCGGTGGATCGAACTCTGTCCTTCGACTTGTCCGATCTCTGCCAAGAGAAATGCGCCAGCCACTCGTCCTTCCATGCGCTTCTTGGCCTGCCCAACAACCAATACGTGTGCTCCGCATTCGCAAGGTGCCACGACGGCTTTCCCCCGAAGAACTCCGACAAGCTGCAGCTCTGCACCGAGAGGCTCGGGTCGGAGAGCTCCGACGACGTCGACGACCTGATCGAGGAGGACGTCGATGACTGGAGCAGTGATCAATGGAAGGAGAAGATGGATGCGGAAAGGCGAGCCCTCGCCAACGGTGGGATGTCGGGAAACTGTTCCGACGTGAGGACGAGGACAGGCGGCTTTCCGCCACCGGTGTCTTCCATCGGCAAGAGTGGCAGGCCATGGATCTACTACCAATCCTACAGGAAGGACGGGAGGTTTGTTCTGACGGAGATCAGGATCCCAACTCAGGAGTTCTTGCGTGCTTCTCGCCAAGATGGCCGACTTACGCTGCAGCTAGTCCATCCGGATGGGGACATCGCTGAAGGAGATGAAGGCGCAGGCGAgaacgaagaagaggaagatgagaagaCAAAGTTAAGCCAAGGCAATGATCATTAA